The Candidatus Methylomirabilis lanthanidiphila genome includes a region encoding these proteins:
- a CDS encoding organic solvent tolerance ABC transporter substrate-binding protein: MSGVMRSTARTGVLSGTLALGLLVLTAFASASETTDHVKTELDHLAGIVQDPALQEKAKEEARKSMVRERILRWFDIQEMARRSLANHWAKRSGQERKEFVELFGDLFVESYTTLVADHLGDQQVTYLSEQIDGQDAVVKTKFLSKRNEPTFVDFTLLRRGNVWVPYDVVIDEVSIVGNYRIQFDKVIRGQSYEALVKKMRLKRESEGLGPAAKKGSM; this comes from the coding sequence ATGTCGGGCGTCATGAGGTCGACCGCACGAACCGGTGTGCTGAGTGGAACCCTCGCGCTGGGATTGTTGGTCTTGACGGCGTTCGCCTCCGCGAGCGAAACCACCGATCACGTCAAGACCGAGCTGGATCATCTCGCGGGTATTGTGCAGGACCCGGCCTTACAGGAAAAGGCCAAGGAAGAAGCGCGGAAGTCGATGGTCAGGGAGCGGATCTTACGCTGGTTCGACATACAGGAGATGGCGCGCCGCTCGCTGGCCAACCACTGGGCAAAGCGATCAGGTCAGGAACGGAAAGAGTTCGTAGAACTGTTCGGGGACCTGTTCGTCGAGTCCTACACAACCCTCGTGGCCGATCACCTCGGCGACCAGCAGGTCACCTACCTCTCGGAACAGATTGACGGGCAGGACGCCGTCGTCAAGACCAAGTTTCTCTCAAAACGGAACGAGCCGACGTTTGTTGACTTTACCCTCCTTCGCCGCGGTAACGTCTGGGTTCCCTACGATGTGGTGATCGATGAGGTCAGCATCGTGGGAAACTATCGCATCCAGTTCGATAAAGTCATCCGGGGCCAGTCATATGAAGCCCTCGTCAAGAAGATGCGGCTCAAGCGAGAGTCGGAGGGGTTGGGACCGGCGGCGAAAAAGGGGTCAATGTAG
- a CDS encoding aminotransferase class III — MKRNIPGKRSRAIVKREARHMAPGLQSIALYSGLAMAKGEGCTLIDEDGNRYLDFMAGIGVGSIGHTHPHYVEAMKAQIERLTFGSFTTENRARFLTLLASMTPRGLKRIQMFSGGAEAVEGAFRLAKSVTKRFEFIGFWGGFHGKTGGVLGLLGDDFKKQLGPFMPGLYGTPYANCYRCPLKLRYPDCGLACADFLRDVIRYQTQGEIAAIIVEPIQGTAGNVIPPQGFLGAVQAIAKECGALLIADEMLTGFGRTGSMWGCDHEPIVPDVMTVGKGIGGGFPVSGLISTQELMANKPFSNPSGSSSSYGGNPLASTAGLATLEVILKEQLVANAKRVGAAMLKHLEAMKEKYPFIGDVRGRGLLLGIELVKDRQTKEPLPKSLTQRLFQSCLKRGLLAMCYSHNIRINPPLVITEAQALDGLAILDEAFAELEKTGYRG, encoded by the coding sequence ATGAAGCGAAATATTCCCGGAAAGCGGTCAAGGGCAATCGTTAAGCGGGAGGCGCGCCATATGGCGCCAGGCCTGCAGTCGATTGCGCTGTATTCCGGGCTGGCGATGGCCAAAGGAGAAGGGTGTACACTGATCGATGAGGACGGCAACCGGTATCTCGATTTTATGGCCGGAATCGGTGTGGGGAGCATCGGGCATACGCACCCGCACTATGTTGAGGCGATGAAGGCCCAGATCGAGCGGCTGACGTTCGGTAGCTTCACCACCGAGAACCGGGCCCGATTTCTGACGCTGCTGGCGTCGATGACGCCGCGAGGACTCAAGCGGATCCAGATGTTTTCCGGTGGCGCGGAGGCGGTTGAGGGCGCGTTCCGACTGGCGAAGTCGGTGACGAAGCGGTTCGAGTTTATCGGGTTCTGGGGCGGATTCCATGGCAAGACGGGCGGGGTCCTTGGACTGTTGGGGGACGACTTCAAGAAACAGTTGGGACCCTTCATGCCCGGCCTGTACGGCACCCCGTACGCCAATTGTTATCGGTGTCCTCTGAAACTCCGGTATCCCGATTGCGGTCTCGCCTGTGCGGACTTCTTGCGTGACGTGATCCGATATCAGACTCAGGGCGAGATTGCCGCGATCATTGTGGAACCGATCCAAGGGACCGCCGGGAACGTCATTCCGCCCCAGGGATTCCTGGGCGCAGTGCAGGCGATTGCCAAGGAGTGTGGCGCCTTGCTGATCGCCGACGAGATGCTCACAGGATTCGGCCGCACCGGTTCGATGTGGGGATGCGATCATGAGCCGATTGTGCCCGATGTGATGACGGTCGGCAAGGGAATAGGCGGAGGATTCCCGGTCAGCGGGCTCATCTCGACACAAGAACTGATGGCGAATAAGCCCTTCAGCAATCCGAGCGGCAGCTCCTCAAGCTATGGAGGCAATCCGCTCGCGTCGACAGCCGGACTGGCTACCCTCGAGGTGATTCTGAAGGAGCAGCTTGTCGCAAATGCGAAGCGCGTCGGCGCGGCCATGCTGAAGCACCTGGAAGCGATGAAGGAGAAATACCCGTTTATCGGCGACGTGCGGGGTAGAGGGCTCTTGCTGGGGATCGAACTGGTGAAGGATAGACAGACCAAAGAGCCGCTTCCAAAATCTCTCACCCAGAGGCTGTTTCAGAGCTGCCTCAAACGGGGACTGCTCGCCATGTGCTATTCCCACAACATCCGGATCAACCCGCCGCTTGTCATCACTGAGGCTCAGGCGCTGGACGGTCTGGCCATCCTCGATGAGGCGTTTGCCGAACTGGAAAAGACGGGGTACAGGGGGTAG
- the ydgH gene encoding Putative membrane protein YdgH yields the protein MNLRKLLSHTVLAYPRTALVIAGLLSLLSVWVAIARLRFTSTHQALSSLSGRIGQVQERYNEAFGDPDQVVIVVEAADQEQAKRYAAVLAGRLEASADIEEVIYRFDLTSLEDHFLMYLTPQQLGDLRSKIEEHAALLNELSARPSVNRLFQLIHREISSALVGRLFTGFLGEEEEGEVKRPVELQPLIALLTQLEAWASGPRSYTSPWEQFMVEADENGDREGYLWSDNKQLLFVLATVRADTTSLIKFERPIHTIRQEIRSLQTRYPGVKAGVTGGPALEYDEVTAAQRDSGLMTAISLGGVALLVVLVFRSVFRPVMGLIALVMGVCWAFGFAAVTVGHLNMMSMVLAPMLIGIGMDYGIHLAARYEEERGAGHTVHESLEQAFEGAGPGILHAAITTSVGLFALLLTGVSVLQELGLITGCGLLLTLVSTFVVLPPLLLLWDKRPGMDSSAGRAVAAVEGHTIEVKIGEAHFPLPHLPKPPDFMEFWYRRPRTVLLLSAIATLAALYAMNRIEFDGNVLHLQAEGTESVDWELKIIRQSERSTIYGAILAESLEEVRTKTNALEALPSVSKVESIAMLIPEDQERKLMLARELKPFLAGVDLAKLPRPEPVDLDELLNTLQRIKAKMLTAEDAEKWTGKEKPPIEQMARVRRLVDQFERRLQQRGSAEVRRRLTVFQDKLFDDFYDKMSLLDRAVTSGPVQLDDIPNDLKKQFVGRDGSYLIRVYPRGDPWEFASQTTFVRELRTVDPDAVGDPVKGYEVISAMKQGYQQVGIYALIGVAVLFLVNLRDIRYFLLAKVPLLIGAIWIAGLMELFQLKFNLANLIIIPLIVAPGVENGLLIIHRFREEGEAAILPKSIGKGVALSSLTTMIGFGSLLIAHHRGASSIGLLVTLGVGAVLVVSVIVLPALLTVVARRPLKQAVLGSGFRAEHAPGYVEPSAQNMEQETIVNSKEK from the coding sequence ATGAATCTCCGAAAACTATTGTCCCATACAGTCCTCGCCTACCCAAGGACCGCCTTGGTGATCGCGGGGCTACTTTCATTGCTCTCAGTCTGGGTGGCGATTGCACGGCTGCGTTTCACCTCCACACATCAGGCGCTATCCTCTCTCAGCGGAAGAATAGGCCAGGTTCAAGAACGCTACAATGAGGCGTTCGGCGACCCGGACCAGGTCGTGATCGTCGTTGAGGCCGCCGACCAGGAACAGGCCAAGCGCTATGCCGCTGTCCTTGCAGGACGGCTGGAGGCGTCGGCGGATATCGAGGAGGTCATCTATCGCTTTGATCTCACGTCACTGGAAGATCATTTTCTGATGTACCTGACCCCACAACAGCTCGGCGATCTGCGGAGCAAGATTGAGGAGCATGCCGCGCTCCTCAACGAGCTGTCGGCCAGGCCAAGCGTGAATCGCCTGTTTCAACTGATCCATCGAGAGATCAGTTCGGCGTTGGTCGGTCGTCTGTTCACCGGCTTCCTGGGCGAGGAGGAAGAGGGCGAGGTGAAACGTCCCGTGGAGCTTCAGCCGCTTATCGCGCTGCTCACGCAACTTGAAGCGTGGGCAAGCGGTCCTCGGAGCTACACGTCGCCGTGGGAGCAGTTCATGGTCGAGGCGGACGAGAACGGCGACCGGGAAGGCTACCTGTGGTCGGACAACAAACAGCTCCTCTTCGTCCTGGCGACCGTAAGGGCTGATACAACAAGCCTGATCAAGTTTGAACGACCGATTCACACGATCCGTCAGGAGATCCGGTCGTTGCAAACCCGATATCCGGGGGTCAAAGCCGGGGTGACGGGAGGTCCCGCCCTCGAATACGATGAGGTGACCGCTGCGCAGCGAGATTCCGGCCTGATGACCGCCATCTCACTCGGCGGTGTGGCCCTGTTAGTGGTGTTGGTTTTTCGCAGCGTGTTCAGGCCTGTCATGGGGTTGATTGCGCTGGTCATGGGGGTCTGCTGGGCCTTCGGGTTCGCCGCCGTAACGGTCGGCCATCTGAACATGATGTCGATGGTGCTGGCGCCGATGTTGATCGGCATCGGGATGGACTACGGGATCCATCTCGCGGCCCGGTACGAAGAGGAGCGAGGCGCAGGCCATACCGTTCACGAGTCGCTGGAACAGGCCTTCGAAGGCGCCGGTCCGGGGATTCTGCACGCGGCCATCACAACCTCCGTCGGTCTCTTTGCGCTTCTTTTGACGGGGGTCAGCGTGTTGCAAGAACTGGGCCTGATCACCGGGTGCGGCCTGCTGCTGACACTGGTTTCGACCTTTGTCGTGTTGCCCCCGCTGCTGCTGTTGTGGGATAAGCGGCCCGGCATGGATAGTTCGGCGGGACGCGCTGTGGCCGCCGTCGAAGGGCACACTATTGAAGTCAAGATCGGTGAAGCGCATTTCCCGCTGCCACACCTGCCGAAGCCCCCGGATTTTATGGAATTCTGGTATCGCCGGCCCCGCACCGTCCTTCTCCTGTCGGCAATCGCGACACTGGCGGCCCTTTATGCGATGAACCGCATTGAATTCGACGGCAACGTCCTCCACCTTCAGGCGGAAGGAACCGAATCGGTGGACTGGGAGCTGAAGATCATCAGGCAGTCCGAACGCTCGACCATCTATGGAGCGATTCTGGCTGAGAGCCTCGAAGAGGTCAGAACAAAGACAAACGCCCTCGAAGCCCTTCCCTCGGTGAGTAAGGTGGAGAGCATCGCGATGCTCATCCCGGAGGATCAAGAGCGCAAGCTCATGCTGGCCCGCGAGCTGAAACCTTTCCTGGCCGGGGTGGACCTTGCAAAACTTCCCAGGCCGGAACCGGTTGATCTCGATGAGCTGCTGAACACGTTGCAGCGGATTAAGGCCAAGATGTTGACAGCCGAGGATGCGGAGAAGTGGACCGGGAAAGAGAAACCGCCCATCGAGCAGATGGCGCGCGTACGACGCCTGGTCGATCAATTTGAGCGGCGGCTTCAGCAGCGCGGCTCCGCAGAGGTTCGTCGCAGGCTTACTGTCTTCCAGGATAAACTGTTTGACGATTTCTACGATAAGATGTCGCTCCTCGACAGGGCCGTGACCTCCGGTCCGGTGCAACTCGATGATATACCCAATGATCTGAAAAAACAGTTTGTCGGGCGGGACGGTTCATATCTGATTCGAGTGTACCCGAGAGGCGACCCGTGGGAGTTCGCCTCACAGACGACGTTCGTACGCGAGCTGAGAACGGTGGATCCTGACGCGGTCGGCGACCCGGTCAAGGGGTACGAGGTCATTTCGGCGATGAAGCAAGGATATCAACAGGTGGGGATCTATGCATTGATCGGGGTGGCCGTGCTGTTCCTGGTGAATTTACGTGATATTCGCTACTTTCTGTTGGCCAAGGTTCCGCTGCTGATCGGCGCCATCTGGATCGCCGGCCTGATGGAGCTCTTCCAGTTGAAGTTTAACCTGGCCAACCTGATTATCATCCCGCTGATCGTCGCACCGGGAGTAGAAAACGGTCTGTTGATTATCCATCGCTTCCGAGAAGAGGGGGAGGCTGCCATACTGCCCAAGAGCATCGGAAAGGGTGTGGCGCTCTCGTCCTTGACAACCATGATCGGCTTCGGTAGCCTCCTTATTGCTCACCACCGCGGCGCATCCAGCATCGGTCTGCTGGTCACGCTGGGCGTGGGGGCCGTGTTGGTGGTCTCTGTGATTGTGTTGCCGGCCCTCCTCACTGTTGTTGCGAGACGCCCGTTAAAACAAGCGGTGTTGGGTTCAGGATTCCGAGCCGAACACGCTCCCGGATATGTTGAACCGAGCGCTCAGAATATGGAACAGGAAACGATAGTCAACTCAAAGGAGAAGTGA
- a CDS encoding membrane protein, protein MIGKAATVVIVLSKGSGEVGPDTVVLGIPLLRRIVMAVSRAGHRDILVVDDGSFGSERLLKGTTAAPLPPTRLADNQRSSRILVLASNVLPHPSLLRHLGEIPLQVETAYVLTSGIAAVETADPKAFLSMIGRANDILSLFAELEQTYRSAAPMPDNTRWVEVSNRGDLNNAEEWLLRGLIKDTEGFMSRHVERKISLAVTRRLVGTDITPNQMTAVSVAIGVVGALFFLSSTPAYQLVGALLFLLHSILDGCDGEIARLKYLESRFGGLLDFWGDNAVHSAVFVCIGLGWWMVDGALLPLLLACSATVGGLLSAGFVYRQTMRQKTSEGPLFTSTTTAEASSRLSNLADALARRDFIYLVVLLSAFGKAHWFLMLAAVGAPIFFMVILWNSYRERVQA, encoded by the coding sequence ATGATCGGCAAGGCGGCGACAGTGGTGATCGTGCTCTCAAAAGGTTCGGGCGAGGTTGGCCCGGATACCGTTGTGCTGGGCATTCCGTTGCTTCGGCGGATTGTTATGGCGGTCTCTCGTGCCGGTCACCGGGATATCCTGGTCGTGGATGATGGGTCATTCGGGAGTGAGAGGCTGCTGAAGGGAACGACGGCGGCGCCGCTGCCTCCAACTCGGCTGGCCGATAATCAGCGCTCCAGCCGTATCCTGGTACTCGCCTCGAACGTTCTCCCACACCCTTCACTGCTCAGGCATCTGGGGGAGATCCCGCTACAGGTCGAGACGGCGTATGTGCTGACGAGCGGGATCGCTGCCGTTGAGACGGCTGATCCCAAGGCCTTTCTGTCGATGATTGGACGTGCGAACGATATCCTGTCGCTATTCGCGGAGCTGGAGCAGACGTACCGCAGCGCAGCCCCCATGCCGGACAACACACGCTGGGTCGAGGTCTCGAATCGAGGGGATCTCAATAACGCGGAGGAGTGGCTTCTACGCGGCCTGATTAAGGATACGGAAGGCTTCATGTCGAGGCATGTCGAACGGAAGATCTCGCTGGCCGTCACGCGACGCCTCGTAGGGACGGACATCACCCCGAATCAGATGACCGCTGTGAGCGTGGCAATAGGTGTCGTGGGGGCACTGTTCTTCCTCTCGTCCACGCCCGCGTATCAACTGGTCGGCGCGCTGCTGTTCCTGCTGCATTCGATCCTTGACGGCTGCGATGGGGAGATCGCCAGACTCAAATATCTGGAATCCCGCTTTGGCGGTCTCCTGGATTTCTGGGGGGATAATGCCGTACACTCGGCGGTGTTTGTCTGTATCGGTCTGGGATGGTGGATGGTCGACGGGGCGCTGTTGCCCCTGCTGCTGGCCTGCTCGGCAACGGTGGGAGGCCTCCTGTCGGCGGGATTCGTGTACCGACAGACGATGCGGCAGAAGACCTCAGAGGGACCGCTCTTTACGTCTACCACGACCGCTGAGGCCTCGTCCCGTCTTTCGAATCTTGCCGATGCCCTCGCAAGGCGGGATTTCATCTACCTTGTGGTGCTCCTTTCGGCGTTCGGAAAGGCCCACTGGTTTCTGATGCTCGCGGCGGTTGGGGCGCCGATCTTTTTCATGGTCATATTGTGGAACTCATATAGGGAAAGGGTACAGGCATGA
- a CDS encoding Oxidoreductase domain protein, protein MLKGAIIGLGNVAINGHLPGWEGCGQAKVVAAVDALESRLAQERWRLPGARFYTGVSAMLAAEALDFLDVCTPPGTHASISQMALRRGLHVLCEKPLVLSPGELQLVRSAQVESGRVLYTVHNWLYAPIISKTTALIREGTIGIVRRIRWQVLRREPSVAVGPQGSAEACPELSREGAIPANWRLDPAMAGGGILLDHGWHALYIVLSWLCQTPGTISAVLEKRTHPEWPVEDTATVRLNSSEATVEIFLTWASSLRNNSAVIEGTLGTIHVDDDTLRLTGAGAEQCWTFEQPLSQGSHHPDWFSRVRDDFLGEISGEAQQGKNLAEASLCAQLLHLAKESHGQGGKALAL, encoded by the coding sequence ATGTTGAAAGGCGCCATCATCGGTCTTGGCAATGTGGCAATTAACGGGCACCTCCCGGGATGGGAAGGATGCGGGCAGGCCAAGGTGGTTGCCGCCGTTGATGCCCTTGAATCGAGGCTCGCTCAGGAGCGATGGCGACTCCCGGGAGCCCGCTTCTATACCGGTGTCTCGGCGATGTTGGCCGCAGAGGCCCTCGATTTTCTGGATGTCTGCACGCCTCCGGGAACCCACGCATCCATCAGCCAGATGGCTCTCCGACGGGGACTTCATGTGTTGTGCGAGAAGCCTCTCGTACTCTCTCCCGGTGAGTTGCAATTGGTGAGAAGCGCTCAGGTGGAGAGCGGACGCGTCCTGTATACCGTCCACAACTGGCTCTACGCACCGATCATCTCGAAGACGACCGCACTGATCCGGGAGGGGACGATCGGGATCGTACGGCGCATACGCTGGCAGGTGCTTCGCCGCGAACCGTCGGTCGCGGTTGGACCTCAGGGCTCCGCTGAGGCCTGTCCTGAGCTCAGTCGAGAGGGCGCAATACCTGCTAACTGGCGGCTTGATCCGGCGATGGCGGGCGGCGGCATCCTGCTTGATCACGGTTGGCATGCGCTGTACATTGTCCTGTCCTGGCTGTGTCAAACGCCGGGGACGATCTCTGCCGTACTCGAAAAGCGGACGCATCCGGAATGGCCCGTTGAGGACACAGCGACTGTTCGGTTAAACTCTTCCGAGGCAACAGTCGAGATTTTTCTGACGTGGGCATCGTCTTTACGGAACAACAGCGCCGTGATCGAGGGGACCCTCGGTACGATCCACGTCGATGATGACACCTTACGCCTGACTGGTGCAGGAGCCGAACAGTGCTGGACCTTCGAGCAGCCGCTCTCGCAGGGCTCCCACCATCCGGATTGGTTCAGTCGCGTCCGAGACGATTTTCTTGGAGAAATCTCGGGTGAGGCGCAGCAGGGAAAGAATCTCGCCGAGGCGTCACTCTGTGCGCAGCTTCTGCACCTCGCAAAGGAATCGCACGGGCAAGGAGGTAAGGCGCTGGCGCTATAG
- a CDS encoding MobA-like NTP transferase domain protein has translation MKQYGMDSRLAGGHESCDSQQNPPNPPFEKGGEGGFQDEDEGLSGQVLTGGIIAAGEGSRLKRDGLRMPKPMVPVAGVPLTERVVGNFIKAGITQLRIIFNEDNRECAAYIRERFPDLDIHCVVKTTRSSYESFWEIGRRSGPGLILMSTVDWICPEPAFRRFVDQARRCRQASVVLAVTPFVADEKPLWVTLDPSGRVTAIGGASGNVVTAGLYLISGSVFAKAPHPDTLGRLRDFLTWLVASGEPVYGVVIDQVIDVDRAEDLQLAETLLREQEKKAVSSQRSAR, from the coding sequence GTGAAACAGTACGGCATGGACTCGCGGCTCGCCGGTGGGCATGAGAGCTGTGACTCTCAGCAAAATCCCCCCAACCCCCCTTTTGAAAAGGGGGGAGAGGGGGGATTTCAGGACGAGGATGAGGGACTTTCTGGACAGGTCCTGACAGGGGGCATTATCGCAGCAGGAGAAGGGTCCCGGTTGAAACGGGACGGCCTGCGGATGCCGAAGCCGATGGTGCCTGTGGCGGGTGTTCCGCTGACAGAGCGGGTAGTGGGCAATTTTATAAAGGCCGGAATCACGCAGCTACGAATCATCTTCAACGAGGATAACCGGGAGTGTGCCGCATATATCCGGGAGCGATTTCCGGATCTCGACATTCACTGCGTTGTGAAAACGACGCGCTCATCGTATGAGAGCTTCTGGGAGATCGGCAGGCGATCCGGTCCAGGCCTCATCCTCATGTCGACCGTCGATTGGATCTGTCCGGAACCGGCGTTCCGACGGTTCGTCGATCAGGCCCGGCGCTGCCGTCAGGCTTCCGTTGTCCTGGCCGTGACGCCGTTTGTGGCCGACGAGAAGCCTCTGTGGGTGACCCTTGATCCTTCCGGGCGCGTCACGGCCATAGGCGGCGCTTCGGGCAACGTCGTGACGGCCGGACTCTACCTGATCTCCGGCTCCGTCTTTGCCAAAGCCCCTCATCCGGATACGCTTGGGCGGCTTCGAGACTTTTTGACATGGCTGGTAGCCAGCGGAGAGCCGGTCTACGGGGTGGTCATCGACCAGGTCATCGACGTCGATCGCGCCGAGGATCTTCAGTTGGCTGAAACCCTACTAAGAGAGCAGGAAAAGAAGGCAGTCAGCAGTCAGCGGTCAGCTAGATAG
- a CDS encoding inositol-3-phosphate synthase, which yields MSQRSSFYPELKRDIAPPHGKLGVLIPGLGAVATTLIAGVHLINKGLSQPYGSLTQMQRMRLGKRTSPRYALIKDVVPLADLNNLVFGGWDIFPENAYQTACHAGVLPREMLDQVKDQLETVRPWPAVFEQAYVRRLSGTNLKSGTTKKHLADMLIEDIEVFRQREGIQRAVMVWCGSTEVFTQPAPVHETIEAFEAGLKANAPEISPSMIYAYAAISAGVPFANGSPSLAVDIPALVEYAGQRHVPIAGKDFKTGQTFLKTVVAPGLKAKMLGLAGWFSTNILGNRDGEVLDDRGSFRTKEVSKGSVLEAIVQPELYPELYGQVFHKVRIEYYPPRGDAKEGWDNIDIFGWLGQPMQIKINFLCRDSILAAPVALDLALFLDLAQRAGLSGIQEWLSFYFKSPMSRADLKPEHDLFIQHLKLTNTLRILVGEEVLDHSGLDYYESSDAYRTGMGEA from the coding sequence ATGAGTCAAAGGAGTTCATTCTATCCCGAATTGAAGCGAGACATTGCGCCCCCTCATGGCAAGTTGGGAGTACTGATCCCAGGATTGGGGGCGGTGGCGACTACGCTGATCGCAGGAGTCCACTTGATCAACAAGGGACTCTCTCAACCGTACGGCTCGCTGACGCAGATGCAGCGAATGCGTCTGGGTAAGCGGACCAGTCCTCGCTATGCGCTGATTAAGGATGTTGTTCCCCTTGCAGATCTGAATAATCTGGTCTTCGGCGGCTGGGATATCTTTCCCGAGAACGCCTATCAGACCGCGTGCCATGCCGGGGTCCTGCCACGAGAGATGCTGGACCAGGTCAAAGACCAACTGGAGACGGTCAGACCGTGGCCGGCAGTCTTTGAGCAGGCCTACGTGCGAAGACTTTCAGGGACTAACCTCAAATCCGGGACGACCAAAAAGCACTTGGCGGACATGCTGATCGAGGATATCGAAGTGTTCCGTCAAAGGGAAGGGATCCAGCGGGCCGTAATGGTCTGGTGCGGATCAACAGAGGTGTTCACACAACCGGCGCCGGTTCACGAGACGATTGAGGCGTTTGAGGCCGGACTGAAGGCGAACGCCCCGGAAATCTCTCCAAGTATGATCTATGCCTATGCCGCCATCTCTGCCGGTGTCCCCTTCGCGAACGGTTCACCCAGTCTCGCGGTTGATATCCCGGCGCTGGTTGAGTACGCGGGTCAGCGCCATGTTCCGATTGCCGGAAAGGATTTTAAAACCGGCCAGACCTTTCTCAAGACCGTAGTGGCACCTGGGCTGAAGGCGAAGATGCTGGGGCTGGCCGGCTGGTTTTCTACCAACATCCTTGGTAACCGGGACGGCGAGGTATTGGATGATCGGGGATCGTTCAGGACCAAGGAGGTCAGTAAGGGGTCGGTGCTGGAGGCTATCGTGCAGCCTGAGCTCTATCCGGAGTTGTACGGCCAGGTATTCCACAAGGTCAGGATCGAGTATTATCCGCCTCGCGGCGATGCCAAGGAGGGATGGGACAACATCGATATCTTCGGTTGGCTCGGCCAGCCGATGCAGATCAAGATCAACTTTCTCTGTCGGGATTCTATCCTGGCGGCGCCGGTAGCCCTCGATCTGGCGCTGTTTCTGGACTTGGCCCAACGGGCGGGGTTATCGGGGATTCAGGAATGGCTCTCGTTCTACTTCAAGTCGCCTATGTCCAGAGCCGACCTGAAGCCGGAACACGACCTGTTCATCCAGCATCTGAAGTTAACCAATACGTTGCGCATCCTGGTGGGGGAGGAAGTACTTGACCACTCCGGACTTGATTACTACGAATCCAGTGACGCGTATCGAACAGGTATGGGCGAGGCTTGA
- a CDS encoding HAD-superfamily hydrolase, subfamily IA, variant 3 gives MAVNDSTKAVLFDYGGTLDADGIAWKDRFYPLYLAEHVEVDRDRYDRAFYAADDALVARRLSGCSLRESLLLLVTGVLEALNMADPKLALRLRDRFLQDSLDKIRSNIGVLRELSARFRLGIVSNFYGNLDQVCLETGLAPLMSVLIDSACVGFIKPDPQIFQAALAQLRLDPQEAIFVGDSLPRDMKGAKDLGMPHIWLVSDHPGPLLAPCCPDDPVIKSLSDLREILL, from the coding sequence ATGGCGGTGAACGATTCGACGAAGGCGGTTCTGTTCGACTACGGTGGCACGCTGGACGCTGACGGAATCGCCTGGAAAGACCGATTCTATCCGCTCTACCTCGCGGAACATGTGGAAGTCGACCGGGATCGATACGATCGGGCTTTTTATGCTGCCGATGACGCGTTGGTGGCGCGGAGGTTGTCAGGCTGCTCACTACGCGAGAGCCTCCTGCTTCTGGTCACCGGCGTGCTGGAGGCGCTGAATATGGCCGATCCGAAGTTGGCATTGCGTCTGCGCGATCGGTTTTTACAGGACTCGCTGGATAAGATTCGTTCCAATATTGGAGTGTTGCGTGAACTGTCGGCGCGATTCCGACTGGGCATCGTCTCGAACTTCTACGGCAATCTCGATCAAGTGTGCCTGGAAACAGGGCTGGCCCCATTGATGAGTGTATTGATTGACTCGGCCTGCGTTGGCTTTATCAAGCCGGACCCGCAGATCTTTCAGGCTGCGCTGGCGCAGTTACGACTCGACCCACAAGAGGCGATATTCGTCGGGGACTCGCTGCCTCGAGATATGAAGGGGGCGAAGGATCTTGGGATGCCCCATATCTGGCTGGTCTCGGACCACCCCGGCCCTCTCCTCGCGCCCTGCTGTCCGGATGATCCCGTGATTAAGTCCTTATCGGATCTTCGGGAGATACTGCTGTGA